A window from Nitrospirota bacterium encodes these proteins:
- a CDS encoding carbamoyltransferase, with the protein MAIYVLGISAFYHDSAAALLKDGEILAAAQEERFTRVKHDSGFPSNAVMYCLEAAGIRVADLNYAVFYEKPYAKFERLLETYLQFAPEGFRSFRQSVALWAKHRLRIKDEILEGLGESFRGELCFTDHHESHAASTFFPSPFEDAAVLTLDAVGGWGTSSIGMGCGNRLTLTHEMRFPHSLGMLYSAFTYYTGFKVNSGEYKMMGLAPYGRPIYAKLIMDNLLELRQDGSLWLDMSYFNFCQGLTMTSDKFHELFDGPPRKPESEITQKEMDIAASIQVVCEEIVLHAARHAYRLTGSRNLAMAGGVALNCVANGRVLREGPFRYLWIQPAAGDAGGALGAALLVWHHLLGRPRSVGRSDSQKGSLLGPSFTNEEIGLYLDSVGAVYDYVPDEEQLLTTVAELIAQEKVIGWFHGRMEYGPRALGSRSIIGDPRSPRMQQVMNVKIKFRESFRPFAPCVLKEFAHEIFELEEGQESPYMLLVAPVKEQWRRHLTEEERRRMQDPDLRIRVAVPRSTLPAITHVDYSARIQTVDAERHGRFYRLMRRFYDRTGCPVVINTSFNIRGEPIVCTPEDAFRCFMTTDMDCLILENFILMKTRQPEDSLNDVEAYKAQYALD; encoded by the coding sequence ATGGCCATCTACGTGCTGGGCATATCGGCTTTTTATCACGATTCGGCCGCCGCTCTGTTAAAAGACGGCGAGATTCTCGCCGCAGCCCAAGAGGAGCGGTTCACACGCGTAAAACACGATTCCGGTTTTCCTTCCAACGCCGTGATGTATTGCTTGGAGGCCGCCGGAATCCGTGTCGCGGATTTGAATTATGCGGTCTTCTATGAGAAACCGTATGCCAAGTTCGAGCGTTTACTGGAAACGTACTTGCAGTTCGCGCCGGAAGGGTTTCGATCTTTTCGACAGTCGGTCGCCCTCTGGGCAAAACACCGGCTCAGGATCAAGGACGAGATTCTAGAAGGACTTGGCGAGAGCTTTCGCGGCGAACTCTGCTTTACCGATCACCATGAATCTCATGCAGCGAGCACCTTCTTCCCGTCGCCCTTTGAAGATGCCGCGGTCCTGACCCTGGACGCCGTCGGCGGGTGGGGGACAAGCTCGATCGGCATGGGCTGCGGCAACCGGTTGACGTTGACGCACGAGATGCGATTTCCCCACTCGCTCGGCATGTTGTACTCCGCCTTCACCTACTACACAGGATTCAAGGTCAATTCCGGCGAATACAAGATGATGGGCCTGGCTCCTTACGGCCGACCGATCTATGCCAAGCTGATCATGGACAACCTGCTGGAATTGCGTCAAGACGGCTCGTTGTGGCTCGACATGAGTTATTTCAATTTTTGTCAGGGCCTCACGATGACGTCGGACAAGTTTCATGAGCTGTTCGACGGGCCTCCGCGCAAACCGGAAAGCGAAATCACTCAGAAGGAAATGGATATCGCCGCGTCGATCCAGGTTGTCTGCGAGGAAATCGTCCTGCACGCCGCCAGGCATGCCTATCGATTGACGGGCTCGCGCAATCTCGCGATGGCCGGAGGCGTGGCATTGAATTGCGTAGCAAACGGACGGGTCTTGCGGGAAGGACCCTTTCGTTATCTCTGGATTCAACCGGCCGCCGGTGACGCCGGCGGCGCGCTGGGAGCGGCGCTGTTGGTGTGGCATCATCTGCTCGGCCGTCCCCGCTCGGTCGGTCGGAGCGACAGCCAAAAGGGCTCTCTGCTTGGCCCTTCGTTCACGAACGAAGAAATCGGTCTCTATCTGGACTCGGTAGGAGCCGTCTACGACTACGTGCCCGATGAGGAGCAGCTTTTGACGACGGTAGCCGAGCTGATCGCTCAGGAAAAAGTCATAGGGTGGTTCCACGGACGAATGGAATACGGCCCTCGGGCATTGGGCAGCCGCAGCATCATCGGCGACCCACGGTCGCCGCGCATGCAACAGGTCATGAACGTCAAGATCAAGTTCCGCGAATCCTTTCGACCCTTTGCGCCCTGTGTCCTGAAAGAGTTCGCGCACGAAATCTTCGAACTGGAAGAGGGGCAGGAAAGCCCTTACATGCTTCTGGTCGCCCCAGTGAAAGAGCAATGGCGCAGGCACCTGACCGAAGAGGAGCGCCGCCGCATGCAGGATCCGGATCTGCGGATTCGGGTCGCCGTTCCCAGATCCACGTTGCCGGCCATTACTCACGTCGATTATTCCGCCAGAATTCAGACCGTCGATGCCGAGCGGCATGGGCGATTTTATCGTCTCATGCGGCGCTTTTACGATCGGACCGGTTGTCCGGTCGTCATCAACACCAGCTTCAACATCCGAGGGGAACCGATCGTGTGCACGCCGGAAGACGCGTTTCGGTGCTTCATGACGACCGACATGGATTGCCTGATCCTCGAAAACTTCATTCTGATGAAGACGCGGCAACCGGAAGACTCGCTCAACGATGTCGAGGCCTATAAGGCTCAATACGCGCTGGATTGA
- a CDS encoding GMC family oxidoreductase → MPSKNCGIPSPTKTVSSSMSLATTRSRVSFDVVIVGCGAGGAVVAKKLADAGLSVVVLEAGRRFIAERDYHSDQPDFPLNAGRIFQSPDDGLYTAGPKGFRYSRVRGVGGTTLVSWGVSPRLHASDFHVKDLDGIADNWPLTYEEVEPYYVEVEYELGMSGPAPNDQNPFDSPRSKPFPTPAHPMTKAGQLFAAGARKLGLHPYVPALAMPTVPWDGRRACIEAGACGYGCRIEAKSSADVTYVRKAERTGRVEIRTSCMAREIALDSNGRAKSVVYFDQNRTEHSVEARAVVLAANAIETPRLLLLSTSSRYPSGLANSSGLVGKYLLDHLDAGTLVYREEPLEGWKGVPVSAMLQDFYETNKRNPFVRGWLLEVSTGGSWPIALARRIGGWGSTHKAAMKRRFGHELSIFAQGEQIPDIRNQVLLDPTMTDHFGLPVPKILSEARGNDFPMLKAMSQSIRELLTAMGVKEVLSEWSHQPGASTHYMGSCRMGTDPRNSVVDRWGRAHDVPNLFIADGSTFVTGGAAHPTLTLMALAARTSDYIIERFKTGDI, encoded by the coding sequence ATGCCCTCAAAAAACTGCGGCATTCCATCTCCCACTAAGACGGTCTCATCCTCTATGTCACTTGCCACAACTCGTTCCCGTGTTTCCTTTGATGTAGTTATTGTGGGCTGCGGGGCTGGGGGCGCAGTGGTCGCCAAAAAACTGGCCGACGCGGGCTTATCCGTGGTCGTTCTAGAAGCGGGGCGACGCTTTATCGCGGAGCGTGATTATCATTCCGACCAACCTGATTTCCCGCTCAATGCCGGCCGGATATTTCAGTCACCGGACGACGGCCTTTATACCGCCGGGCCGAAGGGGTTCCGCTATTCCCGAGTCAGAGGCGTCGGGGGCACGACACTGGTGAGTTGGGGAGTGTCGCCTCGTCTCCATGCTTCGGATTTTCACGTCAAAGACCTGGACGGCATTGCCGACAACTGGCCTCTGACGTATGAGGAGGTCGAGCCTTACTACGTCGAAGTCGAGTACGAGCTTGGCATGTCGGGACCGGCTCCGAACGATCAAAATCCGTTTGATTCGCCGAGAAGCAAACCGTTCCCGACTCCGGCTCATCCGATGACCAAAGCTGGACAGCTATTCGCGGCTGGCGCTCGGAAGCTAGGACTCCATCCTTATGTTCCGGCTCTCGCGATGCCGACTGTTCCTTGGGATGGTCGCCGGGCCTGCATCGAAGCCGGGGCATGCGGTTACGGCTGCCGTATAGAAGCCAAATCGAGCGCCGACGTGACGTATGTCCGAAAAGCCGAACGCACCGGACGGGTCGAAATTCGGACGAGCTGTATGGCTCGTGAGATTGCGCTTGATTCCAATGGACGCGCCAAAAGCGTTGTCTATTTCGACCAGAATAGGACGGAGCACTCTGTTGAAGCCCGTGCGGTCGTGCTGGCGGCCAATGCAATCGAAACTCCGCGGCTCCTGTTGTTGAGCACGTCATCTCGGTATCCTTCCGGACTTGCGAACTCAAGCGGACTCGTCGGCAAGTATCTGCTCGATCATCTCGATGCAGGCACCCTCGTGTACCGCGAAGAGCCTCTCGAAGGTTGGAAAGGCGTTCCGGTTTCCGCCATGCTGCAAGATTTTTACGAGACGAATAAGCGGAATCCATTTGTCCGTGGATGGCTCCTTGAGGTTTCCACCGGCGGAAGTTGGCCGATTGCGCTCGCAAGACGAATCGGTGGATGGGGTTCGACCCACAAGGCCGCGATGAAGCGCCGATTCGGTCACGAGCTGTCGATCTTCGCGCAGGGCGAACAGATACCGGACATCCGCAACCAGGTTTTGCTCGATCCAACCATGACGGACCACTTCGGCCTTCCGGTTCCGAAAATCTTGAGCGAAGCAAGAGGAAACGATTTCCCCATGCTCAAGGCGATGAGCCAGAGCATTCGAGAGCTTCTGACGGCCATGGGAGTGAAAGAGGTATTGTCCGAATGGTCGCATCAACCAGGCGCATCTACGCATTACATGGGCTCCTGTCGTATGGGAACCGATCCGCGCAATTCCGTGGTAGATCGGTGGGGGCGCGCGCACGATGTGCCCAATCTTTTCATCGCGGATGGGAGCACGTTCGTGACAGGTGGGGCCGCGCATCCGACCTTGACCTTGATGGCCTTGGCGGCACGAACTTCGGATTACATCATCGAGCGGTTTAAAACAGGAGATATCTAA
- a CDS encoding glycosyltransferase, producing the protein MSLGGQPVVSVCLPTYNRSKMLREAVASVLSQTLHNFELIVSDNASEDDTEEVVRSFKDPRIVYMRNSRNIGMTANINKCFATAKGEFIALCPDDDLMLPSNLARKVELLKRVPTMGLVHSRFHVVDEHGTIVRADTNWGHGPERELDAVEPGRVFLRRMLTGFCEVNPVTAVFRRACFERLGGFDESFRHTDDYEYWMRLAVYYDVGYVAEPLAMWRVHSQTHTSKYMAGGKTGSSAESLRDQLRAKHKILNTYKRDIVDAEELRRLVRLETGERVAFQADSMLDHGTCKAEVRKFLRSMARTFPCLLTLAIYWKTRLKASINRRGIDALKKLRHSISH; encoded by the coding sequence ATGAGCCTGGGCGGTCAACCTGTTGTCAGTGTTTGTCTTCCGACATATAACCGCTCCAAGATGCTTCGCGAAGCGGTCGCCAGCGTCTTGTCCCAAACCCTGCACAATTTCGAACTTATCGTTTCCGACAATGCCTCGGAAGACGATACGGAGGAAGTCGTCAGGTCTTTCAAGGACCCGAGAATCGTCTATATGAGGAACAGTCGCAATATTGGCATGACCGCCAACATTAACAAGTGCTTCGCTACGGCAAAAGGAGAATTCATCGCATTGTGTCCGGACGACGATTTGATGCTCCCTTCCAATTTGGCTCGAAAAGTCGAGTTACTGAAGCGTGTGCCGACGATGGGCCTGGTCCATTCTCGGTTCCACGTCGTCGATGAACATGGAACCATCGTTCGCGCCGACACAAATTGGGGACATGGACCCGAAAGAGAATTGGATGCGGTCGAACCTGGCCGGGTGTTCCTTCGGAGGATGCTCACGGGGTTTTGCGAGGTGAATCCCGTTACGGCGGTGTTTCGACGTGCGTGTTTCGAACGGCTTGGAGGGTTCGACGAATCCTTTCGACACACAGACGACTATGAATATTGGATGAGACTGGCTGTCTATTACGACGTGGGCTATGTAGCCGAGCCATTAGCGATGTGGCGAGTGCACTCACAAACCCATACTAGCAAGTACATGGCCGGCGGCAAAACAGGCTCGAGCGCAGAGAGTCTTCGAGATCAGCTTCGCGCCAAGCACAAAATTCTCAACACATATAAGAGAGACATTGTTGATGCCGAGGAACTTCGGCGACTGGTTCGCTTGGAAACCGGAGAACGAGTCGCCTTTCAGGCCGACTCTATGCTCGATCACGGGACGTGCAAGGCAGAGGTGCGAAAGTTCCTGCGCAGCATGGCGAGAACGTTCCCTTGTCTATTGACCCTGGCCATCTATTGGAAAACACGGCTTAAGGCTTCGATAAACCGCCGTGGCATCGATGCCCTCAAAAAACTGCGGCATTCCATCTCCCACTAA
- a CDS encoding gluconate 2-dehydrogenase subunit 3 family protein, with protein sequence MEERYVSIGNLAATRALPTESFAVLEALASLIVPTDGHGPGAIEARVAIELDRTLIGNPARRMQYFLGLRAFDDYARTRFGSGFPTLPHHRQLELLSAVHQAGERIHSEAGSLAERAQRKISYWYYARWHRLLPLIEFWIIVRADVLTVFYSSREAWDWLGYDGPPFPNGYVNDLRTANS encoded by the coding sequence ATGGAAGAACGCTACGTTTCGATCGGCAACCTTGCCGCCACACGTGCGCTTCCCACCGAATCATTTGCGGTCCTTGAGGCACTTGCATCGCTGATCGTGCCAACCGATGGGCATGGGCCTGGCGCCATTGAAGCACGGGTGGCGATCGAGCTTGACAGAACACTGATCGGGAATCCTGCGCGACGAATGCAATACTTCTTGGGACTTCGGGCTTTTGATGACTATGCAAGAACTCGATTTGGCAGCGGATTTCCGACTCTTCCGCACCACCGGCAACTGGAACTGTTGAGCGCGGTCCATCAGGCCGGCGAGCGAATCCATTCTGAAGCCGGTTCGCTGGCCGAGCGAGCGCAACGGAAGATCAGCTATTGGTACTACGCCCGTTGGCACAGACTTCTCCCTCTCATCGAGTTTTGGATTATAGTCAGGGCCGATGTACTGACCGTGTTTTACAGCAGTCGAGAGGCTTGGGATTGGCTCGGATACGATGGGCCTCCTTTCCCGAATGGTTATGTGAACGATCTAAGAACGGCGAATTCTTGA
- a CDS encoding glutamate-1-semialdehyde 2,1-aminomutase, with amino-acid sequence MNYDKSRSLQKRAHALIPGGAHTYAKGDDQYPEEAPGFILRGDGSHVWDVDGNEFIEYGMGLRSVTLGHAYRPVIDAAYQEMLRGSNFTRPHPLEVHLAEEFLSVITGAEMVKFSKNGSDVTSAAVRLSRAYTGRDFVAICAQPFFSVDDWFIGATPMNAGVPKAVQRLTLTFQYNSIESLQALFRQYPGQIACVILEAEKDVPPLNGFLHEVQHLCKQQGTVFILDEMITGFRWHIGGAQQYYGLTPDLSAFGKALGNGFSVAALAGKADILHLGGLHHDKERVFLLSYTHGAETCSLAAAREVIRTYKREPVIEVMWERGRLLKEGVQKAIETHRLQDHFKLLGPPCCMVYATFDPKRQPSQPFRTLFLQEMIRRGILAPSFIVSYAHTELDISRTVEAAQDSLGIYRHAIDEGIEKYLVGRSVKPVWRTFN; translated from the coding sequence ATGAACTATGACAAATCCCGTTCTCTCCAGAAACGCGCTCACGCTCTGATTCCAGGTGGTGCGCATACCTATGCCAAAGGGGACGACCAATACCCGGAAGAGGCACCTGGATTCATCCTTCGCGGGGACGGTTCTCATGTGTGGGATGTAGACGGCAATGAATTCATTGAATACGGAATGGGATTGCGCTCGGTCACCTTGGGTCACGCCTATAGGCCTGTTATTGACGCCGCCTATCAGGAGATGTTGCGAGGATCAAACTTCACCCGTCCGCATCCATTGGAGGTTCACTTAGCTGAGGAGTTTCTAAGCGTCATCACCGGGGCCGAGATGGTGAAATTTTCCAAGAACGGATCGGATGTAACCAGCGCAGCAGTAAGACTGTCGCGGGCGTATACGGGGCGCGATTTCGTTGCCATTTGCGCGCAACCGTTCTTCTCCGTCGACGATTGGTTCATCGGGGCTACTCCTATGAACGCCGGTGTACCCAAAGCCGTGCAGCGACTTACGCTGACATTTCAATACAACAGCATCGAAAGCCTGCAGGCCTTATTTCGGCAATATCCAGGCCAGATCGCTTGTGTCATTCTCGAAGCAGAAAAGGATGTTCCGCCGCTGAACGGGTTCCTGCACGAGGTCCAACACCTGTGCAAACAACAGGGAACCGTGTTCATATTGGACGAGATGATTACCGGGTTTCGTTGGCATATCGGCGGCGCACAACAGTACTACGGCCTCACACCGGACCTTTCGGCATTTGGAAAGGCTTTAGGGAACGGATTCTCAGTTGCAGCACTCGCCGGAAAAGCAGACATTCTGCACCTCGGCGGACTTCATCATGACAAAGAACGTGTCTTTTTGCTCTCTTACACCCATGGAGCCGAGACCTGTTCACTCGCTGCGGCTCGCGAAGTCATTCGCACGTATAAGCGGGAACCCGTTATAGAGGTGATGTGGGAAAGAGGGCGCCTATTGAAGGAGGGAGTGCAGAAGGCCATTGAGACCCACAGGCTCCAGGATCACTTCAAGCTGTTAGGTCCCCCTTGTTGTATGGTGTATGCCACCTTCGATCCAAAAAGACAACCATCTCAACCTTTCCGCACGCTCTTTCTTCAAGAAATGATCAGGCGGGGTATTCTCGCGCCTTCCTTCATCGTCAGCTATGCCCATACCGAGCTCGATATTTCTCGCACAGTGGAAGCTGCGCAGGACAGTCTTGGCATTTATCGTCATGCCATCGACGAAGGCATCGAGAAATATTTGGTCGGACGCTCCGTCAAGCCCGTGTGGCGAACGTTCAACTGA
- a CDS encoding dTDP-glucose pyrophosphorylase, which yields MKQTIIKQEVIGLIPAAGYSRRLNPIPCSKEIYPVGFSNIANQIRPKAVCLYLIDSMREAGIRKILVVIRKGKWDIPAYLGDGHQFGVEIVYRVMDESPGPPFALDHAYSFVRNATIAFGFPDIIVHAPQAFSKLLAELQDSDVDVVLGIFPIKRAIKDDRVLLGRRGQVREFVVSTRGSNHPHTWSIAVWGPRFTDYMHEFIERTKGHAGLRIAEELTVGHVIEPAFNSGIRMRGVMFPKGTSLDIGTPDSMKEAVLRYTSEVHTE from the coding sequence ATGAAACAGACCATCATCAAACAAGAGGTCATCGGGTTGATTCCTGCGGCAGGCTATTCTCGGCGACTCAATCCTATTCCATGCAGCAAAGAAATTTACCCCGTTGGCTTCTCGAACATAGCGAATCAAATACGACCCAAAGCCGTATGCCTATATCTGATTGACAGCATGAGAGAAGCAGGGATTAGAAAGATCCTCGTGGTGATACGCAAAGGGAAATGGGACATCCCTGCCTATCTCGGTGACGGGCATCAGTTCGGAGTCGAGATTGTGTACCGGGTCATGGATGAATCACCTGGACCGCCGTTTGCCTTGGACCATGCATACTCATTTGTCAGGAATGCCACTATTGCGTTTGGATTTCCGGATATCATTGTCCACGCCCCTCAGGCCTTCAGCAAACTGCTCGCCGAATTACAGGACAGCGATGTGGACGTCGTATTAGGGATATTTCCCATTAAGAGAGCCATCAAGGACGATAGAGTTTTGTTAGGGCGGAGAGGGCAAGTGAGAGAATTCGTAGTAAGCACCAGAGGCTCGAACCACCCTCATACGTGGAGTATAGCGGTCTGGGGCCCGCGTTTCACGGATTACATGCACGAATTCATCGAGCGCACAAAAGGACACGCGGGTTTAAGGATTGCAGAAGAACTGACCGTCGGCCATGTCATCGAGCCGGCATTCAACAGCGGCATCCGAATGCGTGGAGTTATGTTTCCCAAAGGGACTTCTTTGGACATCGGAACACCCGACTCCATGAAGGAGGCCGTACTACGATACACAAGCGAAGTTCACACCGAATAA
- a CDS encoding DUF4910 domain-containing protein yields MHEFIAKLYPICRSITGDGVRRTLALAQEHIPIEVKEIPSGTQVFDWTVPLEWNIQDAYIKDRHGNRVVDFRRCNLHVVSYSVPVRATMSLAELKPYLHTIPDHPDWIPYRTSYYKENWGFCLAHKQLSQLPEDEYEVCIDSTLTQGSLTYGEYLLQGETDDEVLVSCHICHPSLCNDNLSGLAVATWLAKATAESTRRYSYRFLFIPATIGAIAWMALNETRLGRIKHGLVITGVGDPGVVTYKKTRRGDADIDHAMQHVLRFSGRPHQVIDFFPYGYDERQYCSPAFNLPVGCLMRTPHGRYPEYHTSADNLDFIRPESLAETLSYCLSVFQVLEWNRTYLNLSPKCEPQLGRRGLYRQIAGQHDSRSREMAMLWVLNMSDGEHSLLDIAERAGMPFRDAYAAAMMLEEHGLLKSIGG; encoded by the coding sequence ATGCACGAGTTCATTGCAAAGCTGTACCCGATTTGCCGCAGCATCACAGGCGACGGAGTGCGACGAACGCTGGCGCTCGCCCAAGAGCATATCCCGATCGAAGTAAAGGAGATTCCGAGCGGCACTCAGGTGTTTGACTGGACCGTTCCCCTGGAATGGAACATTCAGGATGCCTACATCAAAGATCGTCACGGCAATCGAGTGGTCGATTTCCGCCGCTGTAACCTCCACGTGGTGAGCTATAGCGTGCCCGTGCGCGCAACCATGAGTCTGGCCGAATTGAAGCCATACTTGCACACGATTCCCGACCATCCGGACTGGATTCCGTATCGCACGTCCTATTACAAAGAAAACTGGGGCTTCTGTCTCGCACACAAGCAGTTATCCCAACTGCCTGAAGACGAATATGAGGTTTGCATCGATTCGACCTTGACCCAAGGATCTTTGACGTACGGCGAATACCTTCTTCAGGGGGAAACCGACGACGAAGTCCTGGTGTCCTGTCACATCTGCCACCCATCTTTGTGCAACGATAACCTGTCCGGTTTGGCTGTCGCCACTTGGTTGGCCAAAGCCACTGCAGAATCGACGCGGCGCTATTCTTATCGGTTTCTCTTCATCCCCGCCACAATCGGCGCCATCGCCTGGATGGCCCTGAACGAGACACGCCTGGGCAGGATCAAGCACGGGCTGGTCATTACGGGAGTCGGGGATCCAGGGGTAGTGACTTACAAGAAGACCCGACGAGGCGATGCGGACATCGATCATGCGATGCAACACGTGCTTCGGTTTTCCGGCCGACCGCATCAAGTGATCGACTTTTTCCCGTACGGATACGACGAGCGTCAGTATTGCTCGCCGGCGTTTAACCTTCCTGTCGGCTGTCTGATGCGGACGCCGCACGGGCGGTACCCCGAATACCATACCTCGGCCGACAACCTCGATTTCATCCGTCCGGAATCTCTTGCCGAAACTCTTTCGTACTGCCTGTCCGTCTTCCAAGTCCTCGAGTGGAACCGAACGTATCTCAATCTGAGCCCCAAGTGCGAGCCGCAGTTGGGGCGAAGAGGCCTCTATCGACAGATCGCCGGACAACATGACAGTCGATCTCGCGAAATGGCCATGTTGTGGGTCCTGAATATGTCCGACGGCGAACACTCGTTGTTGGATATCGCAGAACGTGCTGGCATGCCTTTCAGAGACGCTTATGCGGCGGCAATGATGCTAGAGGAACACGGATTGCTAAAAAGCATCGGTGGCTGA
- a CDS encoding class I SAM-dependent methyltransferase, translating into MHKTPSCEVWDSEQTFGTCRFCGRVLRRTFVDLGMSPLANRYLTQEQLNQAERFYPLHALVCEQCFLVQLQEFESPADIFGDYAYFSSYSDSFLRHAKVYVEMAVERFRLDHKSHVVEIASNDGYLLQNFVEKGIPVLGVEPAVNVAKAAMNRGIPCLVKFFGTETALQMRAEGRQADLLIGNNVLAHVPKLNDFVAGLKILLKPDGIITMEFPHLVRLMENNLFDTIYHEHFSYFSFLTVEQVFNKHGLTVFDVEEIETHGGSLRIFARHAENSSVAISPRVSVLKAREKAKQLDQLRPYLSFSEQATRVKRNLLAFLIEAKNSVKSVAAYGAPAKGNTLLNYCGIRTDFIDYTMDRSPHKQGKFLPGSHIPILSPEAARDTRPHYVLILAWNLKDEIMNQMAFVREWGGRFVVPLPDVKIYP; encoded by the coding sequence ATGCATAAGACCCCTTCTTGTGAAGTCTGGGACTCGGAACAGACATTTGGGACTTGCCGGTTCTGCGGCCGCGTCTTAAGACGAACGTTTGTCGATCTCGGAATGTCTCCGCTCGCCAACAGGTATCTCACGCAGGAGCAACTCAACCAGGCTGAGCGCTTCTATCCCCTCCATGCCTTAGTCTGCGAGCAGTGCTTTCTCGTGCAACTTCAGGAATTCGAAAGTCCGGCAGACATCTTCGGCGATTACGCCTACTTTTCATCCTACTCGGACAGCTTTCTCCGTCACGCCAAGGTATACGTCGAGATGGCCGTCGAGCGATTCCGACTCGACCACAAGAGTCACGTGGTGGAGATCGCCAGCAATGACGGCTATCTCTTGCAGAACTTCGTCGAAAAGGGCATCCCGGTGCTCGGCGTCGAGCCCGCCGTCAATGTGGCCAAGGCGGCAATGAATCGGGGCATCCCCTGCCTGGTCAAATTCTTCGGCACAGAGACGGCTCTACAGATGAGGGCCGAAGGGCGACAGGCGGACCTCTTGATCGGCAACAACGTATTGGCCCACGTTCCCAAACTGAACGATTTCGTCGCTGGTCTCAAGATTCTCCTCAAGCCGGACGGTATCATTACGATGGAGTTTCCGCATCTCGTGCGGCTCATGGAGAACAACCTGTTCGACACCATCTACCACGAACATTTCTCGTATTTTTCCTTTCTGACGGTCGAACAAGTGTTCAACAAGCACGGATTGACGGTCTTTGACGTGGAAGAAATCGAGACTCACGGCGGATCGCTGCGCATTTTTGCAAGGCATGCGGAGAATTCTTCCGTCGCGATCAGTCCGCGGGTGTCGGTGCTGAAGGCGAGAGAGAAAGCCAAGCAACTCGATCAGCTTCGACCCTATCTCTCATTCTCGGAGCAAGCGACACGGGTGAAGCGGAATTTGCTCGCGTTTCTTATCGAGGCCAAAAACTCCGTGAAGAGCGTTGCAGCTTATGGTGCCCCGGCGAAGGGCAACACGTTGTTGAACTATTGCGGGATTCGAACCGACTTCATCGATTATACGATGGACCGGAGCCCGCACAAACAAGGAAAATTTCTTCCAGGCAGTCACATTCCAATCCTCTCTCCCGAAGCGGCCAGAGACACAAGGCCGCATTACGTGCTCATATTGGCCTGGAATCTGAAGGATGAAATCATGAATCAGATGGCATTTGTCCGCGAATGGGGAGGCCGGTTTGTCGTCCCTCTTCCGGACGTGAAGATCTATCCTTGA